Proteins encoded by one window of Portunus trituberculatus isolate SZX2019 chromosome 27, ASM1759143v1, whole genome shotgun sequence:
- the LOC123509719 gene encoding glycine-rich cell wall structural protein-like isoform X1: protein MRSAPYLLVALLATCCSASGGGSYGGGGCFGGSCGGGGGGYGGGGGGGGGGGGGYGGSGRGIITISQSRGGYGGGSGGGFGGGRGRGGSRVVVSSGRGGGYGGSVGIGGGGGGYGGGSVITSGGGGGYGGSVGIGSGGSGGYGGGSNVVVVSGGSGGRGGGYGGSSGGSISIGGGGGGGYGGGSVITSGGGGGYGGSVGIGGGGGGGYGGSSGGSVIISSGGGGGGGYGGSSVGIGGGGGGGYGGGGSGGYGGSSSGGYGGSGGSISIGGGGGGGYGGGSVITSGGGGGYGGSSGSISIGGGGSGGYGGSGGGSIIGGGGSGGYGGSGGGSIIGGGGGGGYGGSGGGSIIGGGGGGGYGGGSVITSGGGGGYGGGSVGIGGGGGGGFGGGSVITSGGGGGYGGSGGGSVIIGGGGGGGYGGGSSGGGIVTSSYSVPVVTSGRGRY from the exons ATG AGGTCAGCGCCTTACCTGCTGGTGGCTTTGCTGGCCACCTGCTGCTCCGCCTCAGGTGGTGGAAGCTACGGGGGAGGGGGCTGCTTTGGTGGTAGCtgtggaggaggcggtggaggctacggcggaggaggaggcggtggaggaggagggggtggaggcTACGGTGGATCAGGCCGaggcatcatcaccatctctcaATCACGCGGAGGGTACGGAGGTGGATCAGGTGGAGGCTTCGGCGGTGGAAGAGGCAGAGGTGGTAGCCGTGTAGTAGTCTCAAGTGGACGAGGTGGAGGCTACGGTGGATCGGTCGGCATcggcggcggaggtggtggaTACGGAGGCGGATCAGTCATcacaagtggaggaggtggaggatacgGTGGATCAGTCGGCATCGgcagtggaggaagtggaggctACGGAGGTGGAAGCAATGTAGTAGTTGTCTCAGGTGGATccggtggaagaggtggaggatacGGTGGATCAAGTGGTGGATCAATCAGCATcgggggtggaggaggtggaggatacgGAGGTGGATCGGTCATCaccagtggaggtggtggaggatacGGTGGATCAGTCGGCATTGGaggcggaggtggtggaggcTACGGTGGATCAAGTGGAGGATCAGTCATCATttccagtggaggaggaggaggaggtggatacgGAGGTTCATCAGTCGGCATcggcggtggaggaggtggaggctacggtggtggaggaagtggaggatatGGAGGCTCATCAAGTGGAGGATACGGTGGTTCAGGTGGATCTATTAGCatcggaggtggaggaggtggaggatacgGTGGTGGATCAGTCATCaccagtggaggaggtggaggatatgGTGGATCAAGTGGATCTATCAGTAtcggaggtggaggaagtggaggatacGGCGGATCAGGTGGTGGATCAATCAtcggaggtggaggaagtggaggatacGGCGGATCAGGTGGTGGATCAATcattggaggtggaggaggtggaggatacgGCGGATCAGGTGGTGGATCAATcattggaggtggaggag gtggaggctacGGTGGTGGATCAGTCATCactagtggaggaggtggaggctacGGAGGTGGATCAGTTGGCATcggcggtggaggaggtggaggcttcGGTGGTGGATCAGTCATCACTTCTGGAGGCGGTGGAGGATATGGCGGTTCAGGTGGTGGATCAGTCATcattggaggtggaggaggtggaggctacGGAGGTGGATCAAGTGGAGGTGGAATCGTCACCAGCAGTTACTCAGTTCCCGTCGTCACTTCTGGAAGAGGGAGGTACTAA
- the LOC123509719 gene encoding glycine-rich cell wall structural protein-like isoform X3 — translation MRSAPYLLVALLATCCSASGGGSYGGGGCFGGSCGGGGGGYGGGGGGGGGGGGGYGGSGRGIITISQSRGGYGGGSGGGFGGGRGRGGSRVVVSSGRGGGYGGSVGIGGGGGGYGGGSVITSGGGGGYGGSVGIGSGGSGGYGGGSNVVVVSGGSGGRGGGYGGSSGGSISIGGGGGGGYGGGSVITSGGGGGYGGSVGIGGGGGGGYGGSSGGSVIISSGGGGGGGYGGSSVGIGGGGGGGYGGGGSGGYGGSSSGGYGGSGGSISIGGGGGGGYGGGSVITSGGGGGYGGSSGSISIGGGGSGGYGGSGGGSIIGGGGSGGYGGGSVITSGGGGGYGGGSVGIGGGGGGGFGGGSVITSGGGGGYGGSGGGSVIIGGGGGGGYGGGSSGGGIVTSSYSVPVVTSGRGRY, via the exons ATG AGGTCAGCGCCTTACCTGCTGGTGGCTTTGCTGGCCACCTGCTGCTCCGCCTCAGGTGGTGGAAGCTACGGGGGAGGGGGCTGCTTTGGTGGTAGCtgtggaggaggcggtggaggctacggcggaggaggaggcggtggaggaggagggggtggaggcTACGGTGGATCAGGCCGaggcatcatcaccatctctcaATCACGCGGAGGGTACGGAGGTGGATCAGGTGGAGGCTTCGGCGGTGGAAGAGGCAGAGGTGGTAGCCGTGTAGTAGTCTCAAGTGGACGAGGTGGAGGCTACGGTGGATCGGTCGGCATcggcggcggaggtggtggaTACGGAGGCGGATCAGTCATcacaagtggaggaggtggaggatacgGTGGATCAGTCGGCATCGgcagtggaggaagtggaggctACGGAGGTGGAAGCAATGTAGTAGTTGTCTCAGGTGGATccggtggaagaggtggaggatacGGTGGATCAAGTGGTGGATCAATCAGCATcgggggtggaggaggtggaggatacgGAGGTGGATCGGTCATCaccagtggaggtggtggaggatacGGTGGATCAGTCGGCATTGGaggcggaggtggtggaggcTACGGTGGATCAAGTGGAGGATCAGTCATCATttccagtggaggaggaggaggaggtggatacgGAGGTTCATCAGTCGGCATcggcggtggaggaggtggaggctacggtggtggaggaagtggaggatatGGAGGCTCATCAAGTGGAGGATACGGTGGTTCAGGTGGATCTATTAGCatcggaggtggaggaggtggaggatacgGTGGTGGATCAGTCATCaccagtggaggaggtggaggatatgGTGGATCAAGTGGATCTATCAGTAtcggaggtggaggaagtggaggatacGGCGGATCAGGTGGTGGATCAATCAtcggaggtggaggaa gtggaggctacGGTGGTGGATCAGTCATCactagtggaggaggtggaggctacGGAGGTGGATCAGTTGGCATcggcggtggaggaggtggaggcttcGGTGGTGGATCAGTCATCACTTCTGGAGGCGGTGGAGGATATGGCGGTTCAGGTGGTGGATCAGTCATcattggaggtggaggaggtggaggctacGGAGGTGGATCAAGTGGAGGTGGAATCGTCACCAGCAGTTACTCAGTTCCCGTCGTCACTTCTGGAAGAGGGAGGTACTAA
- the LOC123509719 gene encoding glycine-rich cell wall structural protein-like isoform X2, with protein sequence MRSAPYLLVALLATCCSASGGGSYGGGGCFGGSCGGGGGGYGGGGGGGGGGGGGYGGSGRGIITISQSRGGYGGGSGGGFGGGRGRGGSRVVVSSGRGGGYGGSVGIGGGGGGYGGGSVITSGGGGGYGGSVGIGSGGSGGYGGGSNVVVVSGGSGGRGGGYGGSSGGSISIGGGGGGGYGGGSVITSGGGGGYGGSVGIGGGGGGGYGGSSGGSVIISSGGGGGGGYGGSSVGIGGGGGGGYGGGGSGGYGGSSSGGYGGSGGSISIGGGGGGGYGGGSVITSGGGGGYGGSSGSISIGGGGSGGYGGSGGGSIIGGGGYGGSGGGSIIGGGGGGGYGGGSVITSGGGGGYGGGSVGIGGGGGGGFGGGSVITSGGGGGYGGSGGGSVIIGGGGGGGYGGGSSGGGIVTSSYSVPVVTSGRGRY encoded by the exons ATG AGGTCAGCGCCTTACCTGCTGGTGGCTTTGCTGGCCACCTGCTGCTCCGCCTCAGGTGGTGGAAGCTACGGGGGAGGGGGCTGCTTTGGTGGTAGCtgtggaggaggcggtggaggctacggcggaggaggaggcggtggaggaggagggggtggaggcTACGGTGGATCAGGCCGaggcatcatcaccatctctcaATCACGCGGAGGGTACGGAGGTGGATCAGGTGGAGGCTTCGGCGGTGGAAGAGGCAGAGGTGGTAGCCGTGTAGTAGTCTCAAGTGGACGAGGTGGAGGCTACGGTGGATCGGTCGGCATcggcggcggaggtggtggaTACGGAGGCGGATCAGTCATcacaagtggaggaggtggaggatacgGTGGATCAGTCGGCATCGgcagtggaggaagtggaggctACGGAGGTGGAAGCAATGTAGTAGTTGTCTCAGGTGGATccggtggaagaggtggaggatacGGTGGATCAAGTGGTGGATCAATCAGCATcgggggtggaggaggtggaggatacgGAGGTGGATCGGTCATCaccagtggaggtggtggaggatacGGTGGATCAGTCGGCATTGGaggcggaggtggtggaggcTACGGTGGATCAAGTGGAGGATCAGTCATCATttccagtggaggaggaggaggaggtggatacgGAGGTTCATCAGTCGGCATcggcggtggaggaggtggaggctacggtggtggaggaagtggaggatatGGAGGCTCATCAAGTGGAGGATACGGTGGTTCAGGTGGATCTATTAGCatcggaggtggaggaggtggaggatacgGTGGTGGATCAGTCATCaccagtggaggaggtggaggatatgGTGGATCAAGTGGATCTATCAGTAtcggaggtggaggaagtggaggatacGGCGGATCAGGTGGTGGATCAATCAtcggag gtggaggatacgGCGGATCAGGTGGTGGATCAATcattggaggtggaggag gtggaggctacGGTGGTGGATCAGTCATCactagtggaggaggtggaggctacGGAGGTGGATCAGTTGGCATcggcggtggaggaggtggaggcttcGGTGGTGGATCAGTCATCACTTCTGGAGGCGGTGGAGGATATGGCGGTTCAGGTGGTGGATCAGTCATcattggaggtggaggaggtggaggctacGGAGGTGGATCAAGTGGAGGTGGAATCGTCACCAGCAGTTACTCAGTTCCCGTCGTCACTTCTGGAAGAGGGAGGTACTAA
- the LOC123509442 gene encoding glycine-rich cell wall structural protein 1.0-like, whose translation MGGGLQGLHLALLLSTACATYGPSYGGGGGGGGGGGGGGGGGYGGGGRILRITEARGGLVHSSQSGYYGPPVSTSGGGGRYSAPSVSTGGYGGGGGGGGGGGGGGSYSAPSVSAGGYGGGGGGGGGGGGGSYSAPSVSAGGYGGGGGVGGGGGGGGYSAPSVSAGGYGGGSGGGGGGGGGGGYAGPDIAIGYSSSSIGGGGVIFLHPPFVLHFNASPP comes from the exons ATG gGTGGAGGACTTCAGGGGCTCCACTtggccctcctcctctccaccgcATGCGCCACATACGGGCCTAGCTATggcggtggaggcggtggaggtggaggtggaggtggaggtggaggtggaggctacggaggtggaggaagaatctTGAGGATCACCGAAGCAAGAGGTGGATTAGTTCATTCTTCCCAGTCTGGCTACTATGGTCCACCCGTCAGtacaagtggaggaggtggacgcTACTCTGCTCCTTCAGTCAGCACCGGTGGAtacggtggaggaggtggaggtggaggaggtggaggaggaggtggaagctacTCTGCTCCTTCAGTCAGCGCCGGTGGAtacggtggaggaggtggag gtggaggtggaggaggaggtggaagctacTCTGCTCCTTCAGTCAGCGCCGGTGGAtacggtggaggaggtggtgtaggaggtggaggaggaggtggaggctacTCTGCTCCTTCAGTCAGCGCCGGTGGATacggtggaggaagtggaggtggaggaggtggaggaggaggtggaggctacGCTGGTCCAGATATAGCTATTGGATATTCTAGTTCATCtattggtggaggtggag TTATCTTTCTCCATCCACCTTTTGTCCTCCACTTCAATGCCTCTCCTCCATAa